TCTTCGCTGCTATCAAGCTGATGATGAACTCAAACCTCATCGGCTGCTCGACGGGAAGTTCAGTGGGGGGCCTGCCTTTCAGGATCTTGTCCACATACGTAGCAGCGCGCCGGTACAGGTCGGTAAAGTTCACGCCGTAGGTCATAAGCCCACCGGCCTCCACAAATTCGGCCGCATGATAGCTCGCCGGGAGCCGGTTCTTTGCCGCGAGATCGATAACCTGTGTTCGGTGAGACTCGAGGATGGGGCTGGCTAGCACGAGGACTGCGCCAGCACGCCCTTTGCGCGCTTCTCGGAATGCAGTCTCAATATCCTTGGGATCTAGTACGTCCAGGTATTGAAGCTGTAGCTTGAGCGCCCGGGCGGCGAGATCAATCTCTTTTGCTGTTACTTGCCAGCCTGTGGAGGTCGAACTCCTAAGCACAGCCACATCGGAGAGCCTGGGAACAATCTCCTTCAGAAGCTCCAGTTGTTTTCCGCTGATCTCCGGGGACAGGGTCGACAATCCAGTAACGTTCCCACCAGGGCGCGCAAGGCTGGCGACGAACCCATTGGCAACAGGGTCGTTATCCCAAGCCATGACAATGGGAATCGTAGAAGTTGCTTTTTTAGCGGCACGGGTTGATCCCGGAGCAGCCGTGACGATGATGTCTACCTTGAGACGCACGAATTCGGCGGCAAACTCGTGCAGGCGATCTAGCTTTCCCTCGGCAAATCGCCACTCAATGACTATGTTTTTCCCCTCCACGTAGCCAAGCTCGCGCAGACCCTGCCGGAATGCCTCCATGCGGGCCGATAACGCCGCAGGAGAGGCAGCACTTTGGAATCCTATCCGGTGGATTTTCGTTGTCTGCTGCGCCTGAGCGACGGAAACATTTGCAACAAAGAAAGTTACCAGTATCCAGATAAGAATTTTTTTCGTCATGGTTTTCGCTTCTGTGGTTGTGCTGATAACTGATCGCTGACAACTGCCTACTCGTCATCTATGCGCGCGCTGGCGGTTTCCTCATTACCTCGGCAATCAAATCGGCCAAACTGACAAAGCGCACGGACAGGCCGCTGTAAGACCGGCTGAACGAGCGCTCGACATCATTAGCAACCACCAGGTTGTCGCCCTGGGAGTAGAGTCTTCTGAACGCTTGCAGGTTGCCGGCGTCGAAATCCGATGCGGACCACTTGCATTCGATCGCCAGCGAGGATTTTTTAGTTTGAGCCAGGATGAAATCGACCTCGTGGCCGCGCTTGTCGCGCCAGTAGCGAATCTCGCGAGATTGCAAATGCGCGTGCATTTCATTGAGCACCAGATGCTCCCACAACAAACCAAGGTCGTCACGCCGCAGTTCGTGCCAGCCGCGGTGGTAGCAGACAAACCCGGTATCGAAGCCGTACACCTTGGGAGCGGATATTATCTCTGTGGGACGATGCGTGCTATAGGGGCGGATGACATGGGCAATATAGGTCGCCTCCAGCACGGCGAGATAGTTGGTGATCGTGGTTCGGCTGACTTCGCAGGGCCGGGCAAACTTCGTCGCCTCGAAGATGCCGCCGCTCTGAGCCATGAGCAGTTCGGCAAACTTT
The genomic region above belongs to Deltaproteobacteria bacterium and contains:
- a CDS encoding ABC transporter substrate-binding protein; the protein is MTKKILIWILVTFFVANVSVAQAQQTTKIHRIGFQSAASPAALSARMEAFRQGLRELGYVEGKNIVIEWRFAEGKLDRLHEFAAEFVRLKVDIIVTAAPGSTRAAKKATSTIPIVMAWDNDPVANGFVASLARPGGNVTGLSTLSPEISGKQLELLKEIVPRLSDVAVLRSSTSTGWQVTAKEIDLAARALKLQLQYLDVLDPKDIETAFREARKGRAGAVLVLASPILESHRTQVIDLAAKNRLPASYHAAEFVEAGGLMTYGVNFTDLYRRAATYVDKILKGRPPTELPVEQPMRFEFIISLIAAKKIGLTIPPNVLVRATKVYR
- a CDS encoding ATP-binding protein; amino-acid sequence: MVKRRYWIDRLEGAWKRRSVVWLSGVRRAGKTVLSQSLRDIEYFDCELPRVRRMIEDPEAFLKDNRGRRIVLDEIHRLERPSEILKIAADHFPNTKILATGSSTLGASAKFRDTLAGRKEELWLTPMTTADVEDFGGKDLQHRLLHGGLPAFFLEQQLPERDFQEWMDAYWAKDIQELFRLERRQSFQKFAELLMAQSGGIFEATKFARPCEVSRTTITNYLAVLEATYIAHVIRPYSTHRPTEIISAPKVYGFDTGFVCYHRGWHELRRDDLGLLWEHLVLNEMHAHLQSREIRYWRDKRGHEVDFILAQTKKSSLAIECKWSASDFDAGNLQAFRRLYSQGDNLVVANDVERSFSRSYSGLSVRFVSLADLIAEVMRKPPARA